The Verrucomicrobiia bacterium DNA window CGTAACCGAGGGGCTGAACTCGAAAATCCAGAGTCTCAAGTCCGCTGCCCGAGGCTTTCGCAACTTTCACAACTACCGGATTCGTATCCTGTTCTTCTGCGGAAAGCTCAATCTCTACCCACTATGATCCCCGTAGAAACAAAAGCTTTGGAGCGATAGGGCTTGATTCACTCTTTGAGAGTCGAGCCGTCCCGCCGTGAAAGGATGTAACGAATTTGGCAAGTCATAGTGGGCGGGGCGGCGGGGCTGCAGTAGCGCTGGGGCGGGGGCGCGAGACGAATTTCAATTGACTCGTTCGGTCTTGTGACTAAAGGATGAGCGCATGAAGAGCGGCGGACAACCGGCAGCCCTTGAGGGCAAGGTTTTGGTGGTGATTGGGGGGACGGCCGGGCTGGGTCTCTCCGCTTGCAAGGCCTTTATCGAGGCGGGGGCCCGAGTGGTGGCCGTGGGATTGAAGCCCGAGAATGTGGCCTCGGCCGCGCGGGAGTTGGGGGAATCGGCGCGGGTGCTTTGTGGGAATGCCTCGACTGCAGACACGGCGCCAGGCGCGATTGCGGAGGGCCTGGCCGCCTTTGGCCGATTTGATGGAATGTATCATGTGGCCGGCGGGTCTGGACGGCGTTTGGGTGACGGGCCCCTGCACGAAATCACCGATGAGGGGTGGCATTCAACAATCGACCTGAACCTGACCTCTGTTTTCTATTCCAATCGCGCCGCCATCCGGCAGTTCCTGGCTCAGAAGACGGGCGGCAGCATTTTGAATATGGGCAGCGTACTGGGCTGGTCGCCTTCGCCGCGTTACTTTGCCACCCACACTTACGCCGCAGCCAAAGCGGCCATAATCGGTTTAACCAGGTCCTGCGCCGCGATGTATGCCGCGGACAACGTGCGGTTTAACGTCCTGGCCCCGGCGCTCGTGGCTACGCCGATGTCTCAACGGGCCCAGGCCGACGAGGCTATCACGCGGTTTATCCGCGCCAAACAACCGCTGGATGGCGGGCGCATTGGGCAAGCCTCCGATCTGGATGCGGCAGCGGTTTTTTTTATGTCGGAGGCCTCGAAATTCGTGACTGGCCAGGTATTGGCAGTGGACGGGGGCTGGTGCGTGAGCGAAGGGGGCGTGGAAGAACGGATGAGGGATGAAATCAGTTGACATGTTGGCATGATCCCTTGCAGGTTTGGCGGCATGCAGAATACGACGAGGCTCGCCATTTTTGTTTTGTGTTTGATTGGTCTGCAGGCAACGGTGGCGTCACCAGAAGGAGTGGATGCTTTTAGCCTGTGGCAGGAGGGGGCGCTACGTGGGGCCAACGTCATGCAGAAACAATGCACGGTCGAAGACCTGCAGGTCCTGCGCAGTTGGGGGGCAAACCTCGCGGAGATTCCCGTCTCGAATGTCTATGCGCCGGCCACGCCCTACGATTTTCAGCCGGAGAACCTGGCCAAATTGGACCAAGCGATCAAGGCGGCGGAAGAAGCCCACCTTTATGTGGCGCTAACCTGCCGCGAGGGACCAGGCCGGCCAGACTTTAACCGGAGTCATGAAATCTGGCGGGATGCTCCTGCGCAGGTGGCTTACGCGAAGATGTGGCGCGAGATTGCATCACACTACCGCGGGCGCCCCAGCATCGTTGGGTATGACCTCATGTGCGAACCCCACCCCGACCAGTACGCAAAGGAACCTTTGGGTGACTGGAACGTGCTCGCACGAAAAATCACCGCCGCGATTCGTGAGGTGGACAAGGAGACCCCAATTCTTGTCAATTCGATCGGCTGGGCCTACCCGCAAACTTTCCAGGTCCTCGAGCCTACGGGCGATTCACGCACCGTTTATGTCGTGCATTTCTACGACCCCCATTATTACACGCACCAGAAACCGGCAGATAAAGTGGCCTATCCGGGGTTCCGTTTGCCAGAAAAGGAAGGTGGCGCATGGGACAAGGCGGTTGTCGAGGCGCGGTTGGCGCCGGTTCGGGAGTTTCAAAAGAAGCATCACGCAC harbors:
- a CDS encoding transposase, with the translated sequence VTEGLNSKIQSLKSAARGFRNFHNYRIRILFFCGKLNLYPL
- a CDS encoding SDR family NAD(P)-dependent oxidoreductase gives rise to the protein MKSGGQPAALEGKVLVVIGGTAGLGLSACKAFIEAGARVVAVGLKPENVASAARELGESARVLCGNASTADTAPGAIAEGLAAFGRFDGMYHVAGGSGRRLGDGPLHEITDEGWHSTIDLNLTSVFYSNRAAIRQFLAQKTGGSILNMGSVLGWSPSPRYFATHTYAAAKAAIIGLTRSCAAMYAADNVRFNVLAPALVATPMSQRAQADEAITRFIRAKQPLDGGRIGQASDLDAAAVFFMSEASKFVTGQVLAVDGGWCVSEGGVEERMRDEIS
- a CDS encoding cellulase family glycosylhydrolase gives rise to the protein MQNTTRLAIFVLCLIGLQATVASPEGVDAFSLWQEGALRGANVMQKQCTVEDLQVLRSWGANLAEIPVSNVYAPATPYDFQPENLAKLDQAIKAAEEAHLYVALTCREGPGRPDFNRSHEIWRDAPAQVAYAKMWREIASHYRGRPSIVGYDLMCEPHPDQYAKEPLGDWNVLARKITAAIREVDKETPILVNSIGWAYPQTFQVLEPTGDSRTVYVVHFYDPHYYTHQKPADKVAYPGFRLPEKEGGAWDKAVVEARLAPVREFQKKHHAPIFVGEFGCARYAPGVEAWMGDQIGLYERYGWSWAYWAFREWDVMNIERTADPTDKVNRPGAPLLQLFKTYFKKDKKFLSGS